The Streptomyces sp. NBC_00510 genomic interval ACGGTCTCCAGGCCGACGTCGCGGGTCTGCGGGGCGCGGCCGGTCGCCAGCAGGATCTCGTCCGCGGCCAGCTGCCCGCCGTCGGAGAGCGTGATCCGCAACTCGCCGTCTTCGCCGCCCTCGCGGGCCAAGGAGGTGACGCTGGTGTTGAAGCGGATGTCGACGCCCGCTTCGCGCAGTCCGTCGGTGACCAGTTCGCCGGCGAACGGCTCCATTCGCTCGAGGAGTCCGTCGTCGAGGACGAGCATGGTGACCTGGGAACCGAGCGCCTGCCAGACGGTGGCCATCTCGACGGCGACCACACCGCCTCCGACGACGGCGAGGCGGCCGGGCACCTTGTCGGCGCTGGTGGCCTCGCGGCTGGTCCAGGGGCGGACGGTGTCGAGTCCGGGGATCGGGGGCAGGGCGGCGCGGGTGCCGGTGGAGACGGCGACGGCGTGCCGGGCGGCCAGGGCGATGGTGTCGCCCTCAGGGGTCTGCACGGCCACCTGCTTGGGGCCGGTGAGGCGGCCGTGGCCGCGTACGAGGTCGACGGAGACCGAGTTCAGCCAGTCGACCTGGTCCTCGTCCTTCCAGTACGAGGACATCTTGTCGCGGTGTGCGAGGACCGCCTCGACGTCCAGCGGGCCGGCCACCGCCGGGTCGAGTCCGGGTACGCGGCTCGCGTCAGCCCGCACCACCACCGGCCGGAGCAGTGCCTTGCTCGGGTCGCAGGCCCAGAACGAGCACTCACCGCCGAGGAGTTCGCGTTCCACGATCACGGCGCTGAGCCCTGCGGCGCGGGCGCGTTCGGCCACGTTCTCGCCGACCGGCCCCCCACCGATGACGATCACGTCGTAGGTGCGGGTTGTCTCGTTCATCACTGCTGCGTTCCTCACTGTTGCGTTCCTCATTGCTTCGGTGACTCGGTCGGACACTCCGGCGTCCAAGGTCCATTGCGGCCGCGTTCGCCGTTCCCCCGTTGCCGGACGGCGTCGGGGCCGCCGCACCACACGGGGTCGACGGGGCGGTCACGGGATGGGGCGACCACGGCGGCGAAGCCGTCTCTCGGCGCCCGCCGCACCGGACCGCCGGGCGGCGGAGAGCAACCCTTGCGCTCGCCCGGCGGTCCGGTGCCAGCCTGCGGTGGCTTCGTGGGGCGGTCAGCGGCCGGGGAGGCGCTGCGAGACCTCCTGGAGCACCCATCCGTTGCCGTCCGGGTCGCTGAAGGTGAGGAAGGAGCCGTAGGAGGCGCGCTCGGGATGCAGCCCGGCCAGCTGCTTCTGGCCGACACGGTCGTAAGTGACGTCCCCGCCCTCGTGGCCGTGGTACAGCAGCCCGCCGGCGTCGTGGAAGATCTCGCTGACCTCGATGCCGCGGCCGACGAGCTCCGCGTGGGCCTCCTCGATGTCGGAGACGATGAGATACAGGCCCTGGAACGAGCCGGGTGCGATAGGAGTCATTCCCTCGCCGAAAATGATCGAGCACTCGGAGCCGGGCGGCGTGAAGTGCACGACCCGGAATTCCTCGTTGGCCGTGTAGTCGACGTCCAGGCGGAATCCGACCTTCTCGTAGAAGGCCTTGGCCCGGTCGGTGTCGGAGACGGGCAGCACGATCATTTCGAGCTTCAGGTTCATGGGGAAATCCTTGGTTCTTGACGACTGCGTGCATCCCAGAGAACCAGCCGAAAGGGCGCCCCGGAGCGGTCCAGCAGGCCTGCCTTGGCCCTGGCCTGCTGGTCCAGGTACTGGCAGGTCCCCCCAGCCCCATCGCCGAGTAATGAGTGGTGGGTGCTTCGGAGGCGAATATCGAATCCGCCGTCTTTCAGGCGCCAGGAATATCAAAAAGCGCTCAGCTCCGGGTGGCCTGGGCCGGCGGTTCTTCGTGAGCACAGCCAACCCGGCTCACGGTCCTCCCTGGCGTTGTGCAACCTTGCCGTCCGGATCGGCAACCTGGACGCCTGGACCCGGCTGACCGCCCACCGCCCGGGCCGGACACCGATCGGCGACCGGCATCACTACGACGCGAGTCCGAACGCCGACTGGCACAGCTGACGAATGTGCACCCGCTGCGCTCCGGCCCGCACGGGCGAACCCGAACGGACCGGAGCGCAGCTGTTCAATCCGCTGCGGCAGTTGATCGAGTCGGTCAACGACACCCTCAGGGGCCGGAACGACCTCGAACGCCACCGCGGCTGCACACCCGGCGGCGTGGCTGTCCGCGTCCTGCAGCGACTCCTCGCCTGACCGCCGCCATCGGGCACAACCACCTGCGCGTCGGTGAAACGGCTCGTTCCTAAGCGACTGTGAGCACGATCTTCCCCCGGATGTGCCCTCGGGCGGCGCGTTCGTGCGCGGCTCGGGCATCCGTGAGCGCAAACGTGCTGTCGATCGCGACGCGGACCGTGCCCGCCTCGAGCAGGCGTGCCAGTTCGGCAAGCTGCGCGCCGTTCGAGCGGACCTGGGTGCCCGTGACGGTGACGCCCAGCTTCGCGGTCTCCTCTTCGTCGAATTCGCCGAAGAACACGGGGAACTGGGAGCCGCCGCGCTTGAGCGTGTGCAGGAAGCGCTTGCTGTGGGGGCCGCCGACGGCGTCGAGAACGAGGTCGACGTCGTGCACGAGTTCCTCGGGACGGTTCTTGGTGTAGTCGATGAACTCGTCGGCGCCGAGTTCGCGCAGGAAGGATTCGTGTGCGCCCGACGCCACCGCGATGACCCGTGCACCCTTCCATTTCGCCAGCTGAAGCGCGAAGTGTCCCACGCCCCCCGCGGCGCCGTTGACGAGCACCGTCGTGTCGGCGTCGAGTGGCACCGGACGGTGCTGCGCCGCCTGGAAGGGCGACGGGTGATCGTGTCCGAGCTCGATCAGGAACTGCCACGCCGTGAGCCCGGCCATGGGCGCCCCGGCGGCGTGCACGTGATCGATGCCGGCCGGCTTGAGCGCGAGGTCCGACGCGGGCGCGGCCACGTACTCGGCGTAGGTGCTGCCGTCGAAGCTGGGGAAGCGAAGGAGACCGAAGACCTCGTCCCCGACGGAGAAGCCGTCCACATCCGCGGCGACGGCCTCGACGACGCCCGACAGGTCCGTCCCCGGAATCACGGGCAGGCTGAACTTCGGCCTCACCTCCGGAGGCAGGTTGGACATCCCGTCGCGCAGGTACCAGTCGGGGGGATTGACGCCGACCGCGTGCACACGAACGAGCACCTCACCCGGCCCCGGCTCGGGCATCGGCACCTCGTCGTACCGCAGAACCTCAGGACCGCCGTGCTCATGGAGCCGGACCGCCCTCATCGTGTGTTTCGGCATCGTTCTCTCCTGCCCGCGCTGCGGGATAGACTCATTCGGATCAGCGATCCACATAACCGGACCACTGATCCGAATATATGGACCACTGATCCGGATAGTCAAGGGGGGCAGATGCGGGCCGACGCCAGGAAGAACCGCGACCACCTGCTCGCAGTAGCGGGCACCGCCATCACCGAGCAAGGCGTCGACGTGTCACTGCGCGACATCGCGCGCAGGGCCGATGTCGGACTCGCGACGCTGCTCCGTCACTTCCCGACGCGCGAGGCGCTGCTCGACGCCCTGCTCCGCACGAGCTTCGACGAGCTGACCGCCAAGGCAGGCGCCCTCGAAACGGCCGGCTCGCCCGACGACGCCCTCGTATCGTGGCTGCGCGACTGCGTCGCGTGGACAACCGAGTACCGGGGCGCTGTGGTGCTGATGGCAGCCGCCATCGAGGACACCGAGTCCGCACTCCACGCGTCGTGCGTCACGCTGCGCGCGGCCGGCGCGCGGCTCCTCACCCGTGCCCAGGCCGCCGGCACCGCGCGGACCGACATGGACGGCGACGATGTGTTCGCCCTGGTAGCGGCGCTCGCCTGGCTCGGCGATCAACCCTCGCTCGCGCCACGCGCCGATCACCTCTTCGACGTTGTCGCAAGCGCGATCCTCACCAGCGCAGCGAGCAGCGATGCCGAGGGGGGAACGCCGCCCTCCCGCCCGTAGCTGGATTCGTCGCGTACGCGAGCCGGCGAACTCGGCCTTTCGCATCGCGGGAGGCGAACCACGACCGCTCATACGCCGATGTCGCACAGTTGGCAGGCGATCCGGGCGGAAGGCACGGACCTGCCCCCGCCTGTTCCTACAGGTCGGCTACGAGAAGTCGGTAGCCCACGTCGAGCGTTTCGCGGTTCAGCAGGTCAGCATGGCGTTCGTGCCACAGCCCGGAAGACAGGTCGCTGGACAGCCGGGCCAGGCCCGGGCGGAGGACCTCCTCACCGGTCTGGGCGAGCATCGATATGCCGGATCGCACTTTCGGGTTGAGGTACGCCTCAGGTCGGCGCCAGAAGGCGGCGCCGAATCCGTCGGTGCAGTCGTGCGGGACCGGGACCGTCTCGATGCGCGCGCCTCCGAGCAGCGCAACCATCCGGTCGATCGGGACGGCCCGTCTGCCGTCGAACGCGGCCACCTCTGGCAGGTATTCGTCCAGCAGCCAGAACCTGCGGAAGATGTCCTGGTCCCACGTGAAGACGACGACGCGCTGCCGGGCGATCCGAAGGAGTTCCCCGATGCCGGCTTCCAGGTCGGTCCAGTGGTGCACGGTCAGCAGCGCCATCACCGCGTCGGCCGAGTCGTCGGCGATGGGAATCGACTCCGCCGATGCCTGCAGGGCCCGCGCGAATCCGGTCGGGCGTTGGGCGATCATCAAGGAACTGGGTTCAACCGCCAGCACCGTTGCCGGTGGTTCGTAGGAGCCGGCGCCGGCACCCACGTTGATGACGGTGGCGGCATCGCCGAGCGCCTCGTGGATTTGGGCAGCGATCCGGGGATCCGGTCGCCGCGTGTGACTGTAGGTCGCGCCGATGTGGTCATACGTCGTCACGACGGACAGTATGCCCCGTCGCTCACCACCGACCTCTGCTGATGGAGCCGTCTTCTCGGTGAACGCCGCTGCCCCGGCGCTCTGTTCGCGGCGAAGTCGGAACGCATCGCCGTGTGCAGAGCGTCGACCAACGCCCTACTCGCCCGTGCCTCCGCGAGCGCCGCACCCGATGTCTGGCGCCGCGGCGTCGCGTTCCTGCTCGACGGCCTTCGTACCGATGCCGCTTGCCGGACGCCCGCCTCCGGACGAGCACGCCGAATGGCGGCGCGTCGACGGGTGGGCCGGCGCAGCGTGCGTGGGGTCAGTTGCCCCGGCGGATGCGGGCGGCCTCGCGGGCCGCGGCCATCTGGCGGGCCTCGGCCGTTTTGCGCGACTCCCGGCCGGGGCGTGTGCCCAGGCCGCGGAACGGGGCGCCACCGCGTGCCGGCGCCTGCGCGGCCGGTGCGCCGGCGACGGGAACGCCGGACGGGGCCTTGGCCCCGGTGATCCGGCTCAGCGCCGCGTCGCCGGAACGCACCTGGGTGACCGTCGGCCGGATGCCCGCGTCGGACATGAGCCGGGTCATGTCGGGGCGCTGGTGAGTGGTCACGAGGGTCACCACCCGGCCGGACCGGCCGGCCCGCGCGGTCCGCCCGCCGCGGTGGAGGTAGTCCTTGGCGTCACCGGGAGGATCGACGTTGACTACGAGGTCCAGGTCGTCGATGTGAATGCCGCGGGCGGCGACGTTGGTGGCCACCAGGGTCGTCACCTCGCCGTTCTTGAACCGGGCGAGGGCCCGGGTGCGCTGCGGCTGGGACTTCCCGCTGTGCAGGCCCGCCGCCGCGACACCGGAACCCTCGAGGTGCCTGGTGAACTGGTCGACCGCGTGCTTGGTGTCCAGGAACATGATCACCCGGCCGTCACGGGCGGCGATCTCGGTGGCGGTGGCGTACTTGTCGGCGGCGTGGACGTACAGCACGTGGTGTTCCATGGCGACGACGGTCGCGGCCGAGGGGTCGACCGAGTGGACCACCGGATCGGTCAGGTAGCGACGGACCAGGAGGTCGATGTTGTTGTCGAGGGTGGCCGAGAACAGCATCCGCTGGCCGCCGGCCCGCACCTGGTCCAGCAGCTCGGTGACCTGCGGCATGAACCCCAGGTCGGCCATCTGGTCCGCCTCGTCCAGGACCGTGATCCGCACGTGGTCCAGGTGGCAGTCACGGCGCGCGACGAGGTCGCTCAGACGTCCGGGCGTGGCGACGACGACCTCGGCCCCCGCCCGGATCGCTCCGACCTGCCGGCCGATCGAGAGGCCGCCGACCACGGTGGCGAGCCTGAGGTCCAGCGCCCGGGCGTAGGGGGTGAGTGCTTCGGTGACCTGCTGCGCCAGTTCACGGGTGGGCACCAGGACCAGTGCGCGGGGCCGCTTGGGCTCGGCACGCTGCCCGGCTGTACGGGTCAGGAGCGGCAGGCCGAAGGCCAGGGTCTTGCCCGAGCCGGTGCGTCCCCGGCCGAGCACGTCCCGGCCGGCCAGCGCGTCCGGCAGGGTGGCGGCCTGGATGGGGAACGGTTCGTCCACGCCGAGGTCGGTCAGGGTCTTCAGCAGGGCCGGCGGGAGCCGGAGCTCGGTGAACGCCGTCATCGGCGGCAGGGCCGGGGTCGTCGTCGCGGGTGCCGCGAACTCGCCCTGTGGGGACGTGGGGCGCCCCTTGCCGCCGGAGCGGCCGGGAATCTGCGGGCGGGAACGGCCGGTCTGGCCGGAGCGCTGGTCGTTCCGGGGCGTACGGTTCATGGGCGAACCTTCCTCGACGGGGCACGCATCGAGGGAATTCCCGGTGGATGCGCGGCCGGGGAGTCGCCAGAACGAGCCGAAGACAAGACGGTGACCGACAGCGGGTGGTCCCGTCCGTACGGCGTGGGGTCGAGCTGCGTCGTGCGTGCCGGCGCCGGGGTACCGACGTCCGCGGATCGCACTTCCCCACGAGTTTACCCGCCCGGTCCGATTTCCCCGGCGGTCCGCGGTCCCGCGCGGGGCGGCGCCCGTCCGCAGCCGCGGCGAAGCCCTTCCGGACCGGCCGGGACGACGGCGTACCCGGTGCCCGGGAGCGCCCGCGCAATGCGGGGTCGTCCCCTCCGGCAGCTCCTCGGGGCGATTGATCGTCAAGCCGTGCCTGCGGGGGCCTGAGAAAACCGGTTGCGCGGTGTGCGGGGCTGGTTAAGATCGTGCCGATCTGGAGTGCCGGGCGTGAATAACGGCCCGGCGTAGTGGGAGAGGAGGTGCGTCTTCGTGGACGCCGCCCTGACGCGGCGCGCTCGTGTGTGCGCGCCAGACGCCTTTTCTCGCTACCTGCCCACCGGCTGACGACGCGCGTTCGCTGACGCTCCGTTCGGTGGGTCCTTCCACTGGAGATCATCACCATGCGTGAGCGCTTTGCCGACGGCGAGTCCTTCACCCGTATCCGCCCCAAGGGCACCAGACGACGTGGTCACCGCGACGCTGACGAGGCCTTCGAGGAGGCCTTCCCCGAGTACGCGGCACGCCGGCCCTCGGCGGTCGGGGATGCCCGCAGCACCGCGGACGCCGGTTCCACCGTCTTCGAGACCGGTGCCGAAGACGACGAGGACATCCTCGAGGAACCAACTCCCGGCCCCTCAACCGACGGCCCTGCCGAGGGTGACCGCTGGTCCACCTGGGATCGGTCGACCCCGACCGAGAAGGGCCCCGAGCCGCGCCCCGCGTGGGTGGTGACGGACCTGGCCGCCGTCGACTTCGAACTCGGGATCGTCAAGACCGGCAAAGAGGCCGACGTCTTCCTGATCGAACGGGCGGTGCCCGGAACCGACCGCCGCACCCTGATGGCCGCCAAACGCTACCGCGACGGACAGCACCGCATGTTCCACCGCGACTCCGGATACCTGGAAGGGCGTGCCCACAAGGAGTCCCGGATCAGCCGGGCGATGGCCAAGCGCACGGCTTTCGGCAAGGAGGCCATCGCCGGCCAGTGGGCCGGCGCCGAGTTCGCGGCGTTGTCGCGGCTGTGGTCGGCGGGGGTGGCCGTGCCGTACCCCGTGCAGATCCTCGGGACCGAGATCCTGATGGAGTTCATCGGCGACCGGTCGGGGACGGCCGCGCCACGTCTCGCCCAGCTCCGCTCGGAAGAAGTCGATCTGGAGGATCTGTGGGAGCAACTGGGCCGCAGCTTGTCCGTGCTCGCGCGTGACGGCTATGCGCACGGCGACCTGTCGGCCTACAACATCCTTGTCCACGAGGGCCGACTGGTCGTCATCGATGTGCCGCAGATCGTCGACGTCGTCGCGAACCCGCGGGGTCTGTCCTTCCTGGAGCGCGATGTCCGCAACGTGGGTGCCTGGTTCGTCTCCAGGGGCCTCGCCGAGCGGCGTGTCGAGGAGCTGGCGCGGGCGTTGGCCTTTGACGCACGGCTGGGCTGAACGTCGTCTGTGAATCGGCGCGTCCCCAGTTGCCTGGCACGCACGCCGACACCCGCCGACGCGCGACGCGGGCCCGGGAGCCGCTCCCGGGCCCGCGCCGGCGGGGGCTGCGCGCCTTGCACGGGACGGCCTGCGGGCCGGCCGCTGTGTGGCAGTCGCGGTCCAGGTGTCTCCGCAGGCCGGTCGACCGCATGCTGTCGATAGAGGCCGGTGGCCGACCGCGGCCTGTGCTGGCGTGTCCCGGCCTCTTGGCGGGGACGGCCGGTCGGGCTCAGGCGTGGAATTCGGTGAGGTCGATGGCGTGGACGCGCAGCGGGAAACCGTACTCCGGGTGCGTGGTTTCGCGTTGCGGCGCCATGCCGAGTTTGCGCATGACGTTCTCCGAGGCGTCGTCGCCGATCCGGGCGATGCCGATCAGGCGTTCCAGGCCACGGTCCTGGAGCGCGAACTCCATCGTGGCGTGGGCGGCCTCCGAGGCGTAGCCCTGACCCCAGAACTGCGTGCCCAGCCGCCAGCAGACGGACACCTCGGGCATCACCTCCGGCAGGAATTCCGGCAGGGACAGGCCGGTGAAACCGGCCAGTTCACCCGAGGCCAGCATCTCGACGGCGAAGAGACCGAAGCCCTCCTCGTCCCACTCCTCCTCCCACCGCTCGATGGCTTCCGCCGTATGTTCCAGGTCGCGTACGGAGCCGTCGCCGACCCAGCGCATCACCTGCGGGTCGCCGTTGATCTCGGCCATGGGGACCAGGTCGTCGTCCTGCCAGCGGCGCAGGAGCAGGCGGGGGGTCTGGATCTCGGTCATGGGTTCATCCTGTCGAAGGCAAAGCCGCAACGGTAATCGGGGTGGGGCGGCAGACGCCGTGCCCGCCCCACCTCGGGGCATGTACAGCCGCGGGCCCTCGCCCATGGCCCCACGGCGGACGGGTGCGCGGGACGTTCGTCGTGGGGGATCGACCGCGGGCAGAACCTCCCGGAGGCCTCTCCCCGCTCGGACGGGGCCGGATCCGCAGAGGGGCTGGGGTGCGGTTCGTCTCGCCGTCTCTCCTGACACGGTGCGGACCTGGCCCGGAAGCACTGAACCACTCGCGCCCCGGTTGTACTGGCGGTACCGTCAGTACATGCCGACATCCAAGGGTATGAACGTCCCCTTCGCGGACGATGACGAACTGGACCAGGTGCGCCGTGCGGCCACGGCCGCGGGCCTGTCCACCCGCGAGTACATCCGCCGGGCCGCCCTCAGCTTCGCCAACGCCGTCCCGAACGAATTCCTGCAGGCCGCGGTGGAGGCGCACGCCCACGTCAAGGACGCGTTCGCCGAGATCCTGCCGGAGGACGGACGTCCGAACGAGGAGCGCCGCTCCGCGGAGGCGGAGGCCGGCCGCCGCCTGGCCGAGCTCGACGGCGACCAGGCACACGGGACCGCCGCGTGAGCACACCCCGCCCCGACGGGGTGATCTACGCGGAGGTGCCGATGCTGCTGCAGGTCGCCGAGCACATTCTCGGCGACCCGCAGGCCGACGACTTGGGAGTACTTCCCGCCGCGGTCGCCCGCCACCGCGCGGAGGCCATGGGCCGGGATGTCTACGGCTCGATCTGGCTCAAGGCTGCCGCGCTGCTCCACACCCTGGTGAGGCTCCCGGCCCTCGAGCACTCCAACGGCCAGTTCGGATGGCTCGCCGCAGTCGCGTTCCTCCGCGTGAACGGCCACACCCTGACCTACCCGCCCAAGGACGCCGCTGTCCTGGTCCGCGACGCCATCTCCGGCGAGAAGTCCGTCAAGGAGATCGCCCTGCAACTTCGCCAATGGGGCACCGCCTGAAAGAGCTCGCCGAAGTGAGGGGGCGCCTTCGACCGTGTAGTACCGGGAGCGCGCTCGGGGAGTCGGCCTCCTGAATCGCGCGACGCGGCGTCGCGCCCGAATCCGGCCCGGGCGCGATCCGCTGGTCGTCGAGGGGACCTCTGCCCGGCTCCACAGTCCAAGCGCCTCCGGACCCGTGACGAGCGCCGCGCCGGCCTCCGCCAGGGCCTGCCGGAACTCGCCCGCAGCATCGTCTGCCTGCGACGTCTCCCGTACGTCATTCTGAAACGATCAGTTAAACTTCAGGGCGGCCGCGGGGGGCTGCGGCTCGTTGCTGTGTGGCGACTGCGGAACGGCCAGGCCGGCCGGTCGAGGAGAGCGGCCGGCGTCAGGGCCTGGGTCCGGACGGGGACGACACGACGCTGATCATGAAGATCCCGGGAATCGCGTGACCGCCGACGCGCGTCCAAGTGGTCTGGGGCGCCCTGCCCACCCGCCCGTGAACAGAAGACCCGCCACGGAGATGTGAGGTATGTCAGTGATCTGCGTCGGAGGCATGATCGGAATCGGCAAGACGAGTGTGGCCGAACTGCTCGCCAAGGAACTGGGCAGCGAAGTCTTCTACGAGAGCGTGGAAGACAATCCGATCCTTCCGCTCTTCTACACGGCGAGCCCCGAGGAGATCCAGGCCAAGCGGTACCCCTTCCTGCTTCAGCTCTACTTCCTGCAGACGCGGTTCGCCTCGATCAAGGAGGCGTACAGGCAGGGCGACAACGTCCTCGACCGGTCCATCTACGAGGACTGGTACTTCGCCAAGGTCAACCACGACCTGGGCCGGATCAGCTCCCTCGAGATGCGGGTGTACGAGGGGCTGCTCGACGAGATGATGCGCGAGATCGACGGCCTGCCGTACCGCAAGGCACCCGATCTCATGGTCTATCTCAAGGCGGACTTCGAGACGGTGCTGCACCGTATCGGGCTGCGGGGCCGAGATTTCGAACAGGACGAGAGCCTCGTCGAGTACTACCGGACGCTGTGGTCCGGCTACGACGACTGGGTGCACAAGCACTACTCGGCCAGCGAGGTCCTCGTCGTCGACATGAATCACACCGATGTGGTGAACAACCCCGAGGACGCGGCCCGCGTGGCGCGGGAGGTCAAGGACGCCCTGGCGGCGGTCGGGCACCGGGCGAATGCCACCGGCGAGACCGCCGAATGCGAGACGCCCGCGGCGGTCTGCGCCTGAGCGGCGGACACCCTCCAGTCGCCCCACGTCCCGAAAGGCCACGGATCCATCCCTGTGAGCGGGGGTGGATCCGTGGCCTTTCTCCGAGAGGGGGCTACGTCAATCCGCCGCGCGACCTTGTGCTTCCGGACTGATCCCGTCGGCGCCGTCAGCGCGGCCTCGGCTTTCTGGGTGAGGGTCAGCGGCTTGCTGCGGCCACTCGGCAGCCGGTGAGGATCACGGCGTCGTTGTTCAGGCCCTGGAACCCCCGCTCTGACCGGCGGATAGTGAAAGACACCCGACGACCACCACCGCACGGCCGAGCCGGGTTGCACCACACCGCGGGACGCATATGCCACAGACCGCAGCAGGACAGGTCCCCTGCAGATGCGAGCCGTATGGACGGAGCCGATCCTGGAAAGAGGGGTGCCTTCGAAAGCGCGCCCTTCCCCCTCAACGACAGGTTGCAGCAGGGGCCCGGAGCGACGCCAGGGCGTACGAAACGATCGACGAGATGTCTCCGGGCAGCCTCATGAGCATCCGCTGGCAACCGGACCGGACAGCCAGGAACGCAGGCACGTGCAACCCTGGACCGCGCGCCGCCTTCGCGGGCGAAGGAGAAAGCCATGAAGGGCAACGACCAGCTCACCGCCAGGGACATCATGTCCGGCGGAGTCCAATGCGTCGGCGCGCACCAGTCGCTTCAGGAAGCGGCAAAGATGATGCGCGACCTGAACGTCGGATGCCTGCCCATCTGCGGGGACGACAACAGGCTCACGGGCCTGATCACCGACCGCGACATAGTCGTCCAGTGCGACGCAGAGGGCATCGACCCGGCAACGGTACAGGCGGGAACCCTTGCCGGAAACCTGCGCTGGATCGACGCGAGCGCCGGTGCCGATGAGGCATTGCAGGTGATGGAGCAGCATCAGATCAAGCGTCTGCCGGTGATCGACACGGAACAGGGGCACCAACTGGTCGGCATGATCAGCGAAGCCGACCTCGCGCGCAACCTCACAGACACGCAGATCGCGGAATTCGTGACCCGGGTGTACGTCAACGCCTGATCGGGGCGGCGGCCTTACCCATCGAGGTCCGGACCCCGCGAAACGGTGGAGCCCCTACGGACCCGCGGGCCCGCACCGCGCGCTGCCACCTTCGGGACCTTCGTCGCCGGTCGTCGAGGGGGTGGCGGACGAGGCCGAGGTCATCCGGGTGTCGATCCGGACCCGGGACCAGCCGGTGCCGTGGCCTGCGTGCGGGAAGCCGACGCTCGGGGTGCATGGCTTCCACCGACGTACCGAGGCCGATGTGCCGGCGGACGGCGGCCGGGTCGTGGTGTCGGTACGGGGCCGGCGCCTGGTCTGCCTGGTCCTGGGCTGCCCCCAGCAGACGTTCCGTGAACAGGTCCTGCCCGGACTGATCGAACGCTGCCAGCGGCGCACACGCCGACTCGCCGACCAACTCGGCTCAGTGGCCATGGAGTTAACGGGGCGGGCGGTGCCTCGCCTCTCCCGCCCCCTGACACCGTGGCGATCTCCCGGTCGACCGCCCGGCTAACGCCGCCTGCTGCGATTGCCGCGCGTGTCGGCGTCGACGACTTCGCGCTCAAGCGCCGCCACTGCTACGCCGCCGATTCCGACCGACGTCGAGACCGGGGAACGGGTCGACGTACTCCCGGGCCGCGACGCCGACGCCCTGAGCGGTGACTGCGCCGGCACCCCGGCGTCGGGACCGTCTGCCGAGACGGCTCCGGCGCGGACGGCGAGGCCTTCCGCCGGGCCCTCCCCGCTGCGGTCAGGTCAGCGAACCGCCGGCACCGGTGGAAGAACCTCTGCACCCCTGCGGACCGGCGACCGGGCGGCTGGGCGGACTCGACCACCCAGTGTCGTGTGTTACAGACAACGTCGCGGCCACTATGAGAGCTTCAACCCGGGTACCTCTCGATGGAGTTGCCGACGAGCCAGGGGGGATCGAGCATCCCCCAGGACGGTCTGCCCGCACGCGGAGAGGGTCGCATGAGCACCTCGAAAGCCATCGCGCTTGACCAAGTGGTCGACACCGCTCGGTATCCCCTGACAGAACTCGACAGCGCCGGAGGGCGGGCGGTGGTCTCCCACGCCCGGCGCGAACTGGCCGCTCTCGGCTGCACCGTCCTCCCCGACTTCATCCGCCCGTCGCTCCGCGACGTCCTGCGGCAGGAGTGCTCGGCCATCGCCCCCATGGCGCACTTCGACGTCGAAACGGTCAACGTCTACAACATCGCGGTGGACTCGCAGCTGCCGCAGGACCACCCCGGCCGCAGGACGTTCCAGCGGGGCAACGCCTTCGT includes:
- a CDS encoding NAD(P)/FAD-dependent oxidoreductase; protein product: MNETTRTYDVIVIGGGPVGENVAERARAAGLSAVIVERELLGGECSFWACDPSKALLRPVVVRADASRVPGLDPAVAGPLDVEAVLAHRDKMSSYWKDEDQVDWLNSVSVDLVRGHGRLTGPKQVAVQTPEGDTIALAARHAVAVSTGTRAALPPIPGLDTVRPWTSREATSADKVPGRLAVVGGGVVAVEMATVWQALGSQVTMLVLDDGLLERMEPFAGELVTDGLREAGVDIRFNTSVTSLAREGGEDGELRITLSDGGQLAADEILLATGRAPQTRDVGLETVGLTPGDWLTVDDTFRVTGVDGDWLYAVGDVNRRALMTHQGKYQARIAGTVIGARAKGEPIDDAPWGTHVATADHAAVPQVVFTTPEVASVGLTSREAERSGRRIEVVDYDLAHVAGAHQYGEDYRGRARMLVDTDRNTVVGVTFAGPGVGELVHSATIAVAGEVPLDRLWHAVPAFPTLGEVWLRLLETYRG
- a CDS encoding VOC family protein: MNLKLEMIVLPVSDTDRAKAFYEKVGFRLDVDYTANEEFRVVHFTPPGSECSIIFGEGMTPIAPGSFQGLYLIVSDIEEAHAELVGRGIEVSEIFHDAGGLLYHGHEGGDVTYDRVGQKQLAGLHPERASYGSFLTFSDPDGNGWVLQEVSQRLPGR
- a CDS encoding NADP-dependent oxidoreductase codes for the protein MPKHTMRAVRLHEHGGPEVLRYDEVPMPEPGPGEVLVRVHAVGVNPPDWYLRDGMSNLPPEVRPKFSLPVIPGTDLSGVVEAVAADVDGFSVGDEVFGLLRFPSFDGSTYAEYVAAPASDLALKPAGIDHVHAAGAPMAGLTAWQFLIELGHDHPSPFQAAQHRPVPLDADTTVLVNGAAGGVGHFALQLAKWKGARVIAVASGAHESFLRELGADEFIDYTKNRPEELVHDVDLVLDAVGGPHSKRFLHTLKRGGSQFPVFFGEFDEEETAKLGVTVTGTQVRSNGAQLAELARLLEAGTVRVAIDSTFALTDARAAHERAARGHIRGKIVLTVA
- a CDS encoding TetR/AcrR family transcriptional regulator, with the translated sequence MRADARKNRDHLLAVAGTAITEQGVDVSLRDIARRADVGLATLLRHFPTREALLDALLRTSFDELTAKAGALETAGSPDDALVSWLRDCVAWTTEYRGAVVLMAAAIEDTESALHASCVTLRAAGARLLTRAQAAGTARTDMDGDDVFALVAALAWLGDQPSLAPRADHLFDVVASAILTSAASSDAEGGTPPSRP
- a CDS encoding class I SAM-dependent methyltransferase, translated to MTTYDHIGATYSHTRRPDPRIAAQIHEALGDAATVINVGAGAGSYEPPATVLAVEPSSLMIAQRPTGFARALQASAESIPIADDSADAVMALLTVHHWTDLEAGIGELLRIARQRVVVFTWDQDIFRRFWLLDEYLPEVAAFDGRRAVPIDRMVALLGGARIETVPVPHDCTDGFGAAFWRRPEAYLNPKVRSGISMLAQTGEEVLRPGLARLSSDLSSGLWHERHADLLNRETLDVGYRLLVADL
- a CDS encoding DEAD/DEAH box helicase, translated to MNRTPRNDQRSGQTGRSRPQIPGRSGGKGRPTSPQGEFAAPATTTPALPPMTAFTELRLPPALLKTLTDLGVDEPFPIQAATLPDALAGRDVLGRGRTGSGKTLAFGLPLLTRTAGQRAEPKRPRALVLVPTRELAQQVTEALTPYARALDLRLATVVGGLSIGRQVGAIRAGAEVVVATPGRLSDLVARRDCHLDHVRITVLDEADQMADLGFMPQVTELLDQVRAGGQRMLFSATLDNNIDLLVRRYLTDPVVHSVDPSAATVVAMEHHVLYVHAADKYATATEIAARDGRVIMFLDTKHAVDQFTRHLEGSGVAAAGLHSGKSQPQRTRALARFKNGEVTTLVATNVAARGIHIDDLDLVVNVDPPGDAKDYLHRGGRTARAGRSGRVVTLVTTHQRPDMTRLMSDAGIRPTVTQVRSGDAALSRITGAKAPSGVPVAGAPAAQAPARGGAPFRGLGTRPGRESRKTAEARQMAAAREAARIRRGN